From a region of the Odoribacter splanchnicus DSM 20712 genome:
- a CDS encoding YtfJ family protein has protein sequence MKKIFILCLGIGLLFSYRGFGQVGEKVFSVNILNMNNDTVALPMLGQKNLLIFYADPSHPGQNKTFRDYFKTHPVSGLEITSYGIVNLAAAPMLPNALIKRMALKEVKGTDGKIYFDPDGILATAWKLPGANNNFTVIFINKNQVIEFYKAGQLTPEEQEQVIALVRKYSN, from the coding sequence ATGAAAAAGATTTTTATTCTATGTTTAGGAATAGGACTCCTCTTCTCGTACCGAGGGTTCGGACAAGTGGGAGAAAAAGTTTTTTCTGTAAATATCCTGAATATGAATAATGACACTGTTGCTTTGCCGATGTTGGGACAGAAAAATTTGCTGATATTTTATGCTGATCCTTCACATCCTGGACAGAACAAAACCTTCCGCGATTATTTCAAGACTCATCCGGTGTCAGGGCTGGAAATTACATCTTATGGTATTGTCAATTTAGCTGCCGCTCCGATGCTTCCGAATGCTTTGATTAAGAGAATGGCTTTGAAAGAGGTAAAAGGAACGGATGGAAAAATTTATTTTGATCCGGATGGGATTTTAGCTACGGCTTGGAAATTACCAGGAGCGAATAATAATTTTACAGTGATCTTTATTAATAAGAATCAGGTAATTGAGTTTTATAAAGCTGGCCAGTTGACACCTGAAGAACAAGAACAGGTGATTGCTTTAGTACGAAAATATAGTAATTAG
- a CDS encoding RNA polymerase sigma-70 factor: protein MSIQSDTYLLKSGDTAAFERVFQYYSRSMFYVAMGLVEDRQIAEDAVQESFINLWAHREQINPDYDLQYYLNQSVRNYIYKYFRHCRVREKHAEALIREYKFWADYKSEDLAEKVENVRELLLSLPENCRKIFVMAVIEGTGYAETASKLNVSVNTVKSQVKIAYRKLKGMWGISENELLLFLIFIYLKKF, encoded by the coding sequence GTGAGTATACAGAGTGATACATATCTTTTGAAATCGGGCGATACTGCGGCTTTTGAACGGGTATTCCAATATTACTCCCGAAGTATGTTTTATGTGGCGATGGGGTTAGTCGAGGACCGGCAAATTGCCGAGGATGCTGTACAGGAGAGTTTTATAAATTTATGGGCTCATCGGGAACAGATTAATCCGGATTATGACCTTCAATATTACCTGAATCAATCTGTCCGGAATTATATTTATAAGTATTTCCGGCATTGCCGGGTCAGGGAGAAGCATGCAGAAGCTTTGATCCGGGAGTATAAATTTTGGGCAGATTACAAATCCGAAGATTTGGCCGAGAAGGTAGAAAATGTCCGGGAATTACTTCTCTCTTTACCGGAAAACTGCCGGAAAATTTTTGTCATGGCTGTTATTGAGGGGACTGGTTATGCAGAAACCGCATCGAAACTGAATGTGTCAGTTAATACAGTCAAGTCACAGGTCAAAATTGCTTACCGTAAATTGAAGGGGATGTGGGGTATATCTGAAAATGAATTGCTTTTGTTTCTAATTTTTATTTATTTGAAAAAATTTTAA
- a CDS encoding FecR family protein, with translation MKEIFTKIWKFLWERTGRKELDSDEIWLLERMDRIAAIEEPDYDRMWERIRRKTICKNSPRVKLWRGVAAVALPMAVICTAVYFFREKTQQPSGQFLVENQKETSSRISLTLGNGKVLKIPKDSVGEVLKTGQVAVHQDSLKGIVYVVSGKEDEKLHYHTIEIPVGADYRLTLSDGTVVYLNSASKLTFPAAFVGDERRVFLEGEGYFEVESDKQHPFRVEVNGTIVEAVGTIFNINAYPEKDGVEATLVSGKVNVENGQDRVSLIPGQQARCGMKNIEVCEVDTREYISWKNGMFIFNEMTLENIMVQMQRWYGLDVFFQNESAKSHAFKGMIDKHLSPQEVFRIIEKTANVRFEMKGNTVVIE, from the coding sequence ATGAAGGAGATTTTTACGAAAATATGGAAATTTCTTTGGGAAAGAACCGGAAGAAAAGAGCTGGATTCAGACGAAATCTGGTTGTTGGAGCGGATGGATCGTATTGCAGCTATTGAAGAACCGGATTATGACCGGATGTGGGAACGGATTCGCCGGAAAACGATTTGTAAAAACTCACCACGGGTAAAACTCTGGCGGGGAGTGGCTGCGGTGGCATTGCCTATGGCTGTCATTTGTACAGCAGTTTATTTTTTCCGGGAAAAAACGCAACAACCGTCCGGGCAATTTCTAGTGGAAAACCAGAAGGAGACTTCTTCCCGAATCAGTCTGACTTTGGGTAATGGAAAGGTGCTGAAGATTCCGAAAGATTCTGTCGGGGAGGTTTTGAAGACCGGACAGGTTGCTGTGCATCAGGATTCTTTGAAAGGGATTGTGTATGTTGTTTCCGGAAAAGAAGACGAAAAATTACATTATCATACGATAGAGATACCGGTAGGGGCTGATTACCGGCTAACCTTGTCCGATGGTACAGTTGTATATCTTAATTCTGCAAGTAAACTGACATTTCCTGCAGCTTTTGTCGGAGATGAACGACGGGTATTTCTGGAAGGGGAAGGTTATTTTGAAGTGGAGAGTGATAAACAGCATCCTTTCCGGGTGGAAGTGAATGGTACTATTGTCGAAGCTGTAGGGACAATTTTTAATATCAATGCTTATCCTGAAAAAGACGGAGTAGAAGCCACTTTGGTATCTGGTAAAGTGAATGTTGAAAACGGACAAGACCGGGTGTCTCTGATCCCCGGACAACAGGCCCGTTGTGGGATGAAGAATATTGAGGTTTGTGAGGTTGATACCCGGGAATACATCAGTTGGAAGAATGGAATGTTTATTTTCAATGAGATGACTTTGGAGAATATCATGGTGCAGATGCAACGTTGGTATGGGCTTGATGTCTTTTTCCAGAATGAAAGTGCTAAATCTCATGCTTTCAAAGGAATGATTGACAAGCACTTGTCACCCCAGGAAGTTTTCCGTATCATAGAAAAAACTGCAAATGTACGGTTTGAGATGAAAGGGAATACGGTGGTCATTGAGTAA
- a CDS encoding SusC/RagA family TonB-linked outer membrane protein, with translation MKKKQFFVVHQRQLPQKTLRVMKLTLILCLVFLIKVNARGFSQDIRVSLDCQNERLGDVFKELEKQTNYFFFFNVKSIDTEKRVSLSFKEEELERALKRIVGDRYQYELSGNLIIVTESKLGTPTTPQAQKRKITGTVKDKKGEPLPGVNVLVKGTSVGVATDINGKFIIESPVVKSPVLVFSFVGMLNKEVTVSSDAPLNVVLEDEEKVLDDVIVTGYRSISKTTFTGSSTKLQQDDIKLKGVMDVSRMLEGAVAGVSIQNVSGTFGAAPKVRVRGATSLSGENKPLWVIDGIVHEDIVSVSNDDLTSGDPTTLLGSAVAGLNANDIESIDILKDAAATALYGARAMNGVVVVTTRRGAEGRPVFRYSGNFTVQLRPTYADYDIMNSGDQMSVYAELERKGFLNSDLVNASNSGVYGKMYKMINSFDPETGKFQLENTREARNAFLRHYANANTDWFKILFRNSLQQEHSISISGGSQRSRSYASLSFLNDEGWTVADKVRRYTANLRNNYKLAENLDLGVQLIGSLRDQKAPGSLSRRSNTVEGSYDRNFDINPFSYALNTSRVLTCFDEAGNPEFFTRNYAPFNIINELQNNSIHLKMVDVKAQLELGWEIIKGLRYEFMGAVRYVKSDREHMITENSNMAEAYRADYTSTIRAKNKFLYKDPEHPEAEAISVLPYGGFYNRSEDQLTSYDVRNSFKYNKKFGLHDLNMIAGVQVKYADRQKFSNTGYGYQYNEGGKVTVDYRIMKMMIESNFDYYGMGTTRDRFAAFYFNADYGFDSRYIFSGTVRYDGTNALGSNRSARWLPTWNVSAKWNISNEHFMESTEWIDQLSLRGSYGLTASMNSSASASAKFVNENTKRPYGNEIESVITLEALENSELTWEKGHVLNLGIDIGLFNRRLDVIFDYWRRNSFDLIASLKNSAIGGTLYKYANYADMESRGYDLAIGVTPIRTKNWNWKSNLTLGYTTTKITNSKNMPSIYNMINASGGNREGYPVGSLFSIQYKGLEHDTGVPLFINESGVIANSVYFQSTNLDYLKYEGPIDPEYTGGWSNTFRWKDLSLNVFLTFQAGNKIRLAPAFKTSYSELDAMSSVFFDRWMQPGDEKYTNVPSIVDVLTADGFKSKYPYNSYNYSTERVAKGDFIRLKTISLTYKVPKHYLQRTKVLSDVSLTVAGSNLWLIYADKKLNGQDPEFYNTGGVAQPLSRQFTIALNIGF, from the coding sequence ATGAAAAAAAAACAATTTTTTGTTGTACATCAGCGGCAATTGCCCCAAAAAACATTGCGTGTTATGAAATTAACGCTGATTTTGTGTTTGGTATTTCTAATCAAAGTAAATGCCAGAGGTTTTTCACAGGATATCCGGGTTTCGCTCGATTGTCAGAATGAGCGACTGGGAGATGTCTTTAAGGAGCTGGAAAAGCAGACCAATTATTTTTTCTTTTTCAATGTTAAAAGCATAGATACTGAAAAGAGAGTTTCCCTGTCTTTCAAAGAAGAAGAACTTGAACGTGCCTTGAAGAGAATTGTAGGCGATCGTTATCAGTATGAACTTTCTGGCAATCTGATCATTGTTACGGAAAGTAAATTGGGTACTCCCACAACTCCTCAGGCTCAGAAGAGGAAAATTACGGGAACTGTCAAGGATAAAAAGGGAGAGCCTTTACCGGGAGTGAATGTATTGGTGAAAGGAACATCTGTTGGAGTCGCTACTGATATCAATGGTAAATTTATAATTGAGAGCCCTGTGGTGAAGTCGCCTGTATTGGTTTTCTCATTTGTGGGAATGTTGAATAAAGAGGTGACTGTAAGTTCGGATGCTCCGCTGAATGTGGTGCTGGAAGACGAAGAAAAGGTGTTGGATGATGTTATTGTAACCGGTTACCGGAGTATCAGTAAGACTACCTTTACCGGTTCTTCAACTAAATTGCAGCAGGATGACATCAAACTGAAGGGGGTAATGGATGTCAGCCGTATGCTGGAAGGGGCTGTCGCTGGTGTGAGTATACAGAATGTGTCCGGAACTTTTGGTGCTGCCCCGAAAGTGCGTGTGCGTGGTGCTACCTCTTTGTCGGGTGAGAATAAGCCTTTGTGGGTGATTGACGGGATTGTACATGAAGACATTGTAAGTGTTAGTAATGATGATTTGACCAGTGGCGATCCTACGACCTTATTGGGATCGGCAGTGGCAGGTTTAAATGCCAATGATATTGAAAGTATTGATATCCTGAAAGATGCTGCTGCGACAGCGCTTTATGGAGCCCGGGCTATGAATGGGGTGGTGGTGGTAACTACCCGGCGGGGGGCTGAAGGGCGCCCTGTTTTCCGCTATTCCGGAAATTTTACCGTGCAACTTCGTCCTACTTATGCTGATTATGACATTATGAATTCCGGTGATCAGATGTCTGTATATGCTGAGCTTGAAAGAAAAGGGTTTTTGAATTCGGACTTGGTGAATGCGTCGAATTCCGGAGTGTATGGAAAAATGTATAAAATGATTAATTCCTTTGATCCGGAAACCGGAAAGTTTCAGTTGGAAAATACCCGGGAAGCCAGGAATGCATTTTTGAGACACTATGCCAATGCCAATACTGACTGGTTTAAAATTTTATTCCGGAATTCGCTGCAACAGGAGCATTCCATCAGCATTTCAGGAGGTAGCCAGCGTAGCCGTTCATATGCTTCTCTGAGTTTTCTGAATGATGAGGGCTGGACTGTGGCTGATAAGGTGAGACGTTATACCGCAAATCTTCGCAATAATTATAAATTGGCTGAAAATTTGGATTTAGGCGTACAATTGATAGGGTCACTACGGGATCAGAAAGCTCCGGGATCTTTGTCCCGCCGGAGTAATACGGTGGAAGGCTCCTATGACCGGAATTTCGATATTAATCCATTTAGCTATGCTTTAAATACCAGCCGTGTACTCACCTGTTTTGATGAGGCTGGAAATCCGGAATTTTTTACCCGGAATTATGCCCCTTTCAATATTATCAATGAATTGCAGAACAACTCCATCCATTTGAAAATGGTGGATGTAAAGGCACAATTGGAATTAGGTTGGGAAATCATTAAAGGACTCCGCTATGAGTTTATGGGAGCTGTGCGTTATGTAAAATCCGACCGGGAACATATGATTACTGAAAATTCGAATATGGCAGAAGCCTACCGGGCTGATTATACTTCAACCATCCGTGCTAAAAATAAATTTTTATACAAAGATCCTGAACATCCGGAAGCAGAAGCCATATCTGTATTACCCTATGGTGGTTTTTATAACCGGTCCGAAGATCAGTTAACCAGTTATGATGTCCGCAACTCTTTTAAATACAATAAAAAATTCGGCTTGCACGATCTGAATATGATTGCGGGTGTGCAGGTGAAATATGCTGACCGCCAGAAGTTTTCAAATACCGGTTACGGTTATCAATACAATGAAGGGGGGAAAGTCACTGTGGATTACAGGATTATGAAAATGATGATCGAAAGTAATTTTGATTATTATGGAATGGGAACTACCCGTGACCGTTTTGCTGCATTCTATTTTAATGCCGATTATGGTTTTGATTCCCGTTATATTTTTTCCGGAACAGTCCGGTATGACGGAACAAATGCTTTGGGAAGCAATCGTAGTGCCCGTTGGTTACCGACTTGGAATGTTAGTGCCAAATGGAATATCAGTAATGAACATTTCATGGAATCTACCGAATGGATCGATCAATTGTCGTTGCGTGGATCTTATGGCTTGACTGCTTCTATGAATTCTTCCGCTTCTGCTTCTGCTAAGTTTGTCAATGAAAATACCAAACGTCCTTATGGTAATGAGATCGAATCGGTAATTACTCTGGAAGCACTTGAAAACTCTGAATTAACGTGGGAAAAGGGACATGTGCTCAACTTGGGAATTGATATCGGTTTGTTTAACCGGCGTCTGGATGTAATCTTTGACTATTGGAGAAGAAATAGTTTCGATTTGATTGCCTCTTTGAAGAATTCAGCTATCGGAGGTACGCTTTATAAATATGCCAATTATGCCGATATGGAATCCCGGGGTTATGATTTGGCTATCGGTGTTACCCCTATCCGTACAAAAAACTGGAATTGGAAATCAAACCTGACCTTGGGGTATACGACAACCAAAATTACAAACTCCAAGAACATGCCTTCTATTTATAATATGATCAATGCCAGTGGTGGGAACCGCGAAGGATATCCCGTGGGGAGCTTGTTTTCTATTCAGTATAAGGGATTGGAGCACGATACAGGCGTTCCTCTGTTTATCAATGAGAGCGGAGTGATTGCTAATTCAGTTTATTTCCAGAGTACAAATCTGGATTATCTGAAGTATGAGGGACCGATTGATCCGGAGTATACCGGAGGATGGTCGAATACATTCCGTTGGAAAGATCTTTCATTGAATGTGTTCCTCACTTTCCAAGCCGGCAATAAAATCCGTCTGGCTCCGGCATTTAAGACCAGCTATAGCGAACTGGACGCAATGTCGAGTGTCTTTTTTGACCGTTGGATGCAACCCGGGGATGAAAAATATACCAACGTGCCTTCTATTGTCGATGTGTTAACAGCTGACGGTTTTAAAAGTAAATACCCTTATAATTCTTATAACTACTCAACGGAACGGGTGGCTAAAGGTGACTTTATACGTCTGAAAACTATTTCGCTGACCTATAAAGTTCCTAAACATTATTTGCAGAGAACTAAAGTTCTGAGTGATGTGTCCCTAACTGTTGCCGGTTCTAATCTTTGGTTGATTTATGCAGATAAAAAGCTGAACGGACAGGATCCTGAGTTTTATAATACCGGAGGTGTGGCTCAGCCACTTTCCCGTCAGTTTACGATTGCCTTGAATATTGGTTTTTAA
- a CDS encoding RagB/SusD family nutrient uptake outer membrane protein — protein sequence MKKYFRNIAVGGLVLLTGCNNFLDVVPDDRTEINTTEKLAKLVADAYPKASYAAMLNSRVDFVTDKGSGKQENNSNTDPFFWRDVEDETQDTPTWFWRKFYYSIAEVNHALKAAEEMGAPKEQEPYIAEAKMIRSFSHFMLVSLFAKFYDKDSDNSSPGVPYVTEPETVALAKYDRETVAKTYEKIEKDLIESIDKLGSDAIYTVPRYHFTRAAANAYASRFYLYKGDWGKVITYASKVFPMPSVFVGQEGAKNVSDRDNANIYAKNNFQPWLTTYAVAPGSSDVKIAYTKSDNTSNLLLTEMSSRMSRYANTWRYGCVKSDLEQTLTSSALNVTGGQWAYRNWYSGDNYYVPKYYELFIKTDINASSGIIYTIFPTFRNEEVLLNRAEAYVMLEDYEKALADLNIFCRQRIKNYNEEKHVITEQTVVKFYNAALSNEDHFMKKYNAYGSASWSDVKKALILCILDFRRNEFMWEGLRWWDMMRYRIPITHTTKEGDSNTLYPGDDRWLLQLPETAELADVQLNPRSNFLSRQW from the coding sequence ATGAAGAAATACTTTAGAAATATAGCGGTTGGGGGATTGGTACTATTAACTGGTTGTAACAATTTCCTGGATGTGGTTCCCGATGACCGGACAGAGATCAATACTACCGAAAAGTTGGCAAAACTGGTAGCCGATGCTTATCCTAAAGCTTCCTATGCTGCCATGCTGAATTCCCGTGTAGATTTTGTGACTGATAAAGGTTCTGGTAAACAAGAAAATAATTCGAATACAGATCCTTTTTTCTGGCGGGATGTAGAGGATGAGACTCAGGATACTCCAACCTGGTTCTGGAGAAAGTTTTACTACAGTATCGCTGAAGTGAATCATGCCCTGAAAGCTGCAGAAGAAATGGGGGCTCCGAAAGAGCAGGAACCCTATATCGCTGAAGCAAAAATGATCCGTTCGTTTTCGCATTTTATGCTGGTATCTTTGTTTGCTAAGTTCTATGATAAAGATAGTGACAATAGTAGTCCCGGTGTTCCTTATGTAACGGAACCGGAAACAGTGGCTTTGGCGAAATATGACCGTGAAACTGTAGCTAAAACTTACGAAAAAATTGAAAAAGATCTGATTGAATCCATTGATAAATTGGGATCAGATGCGATTTATACCGTTCCCCGGTATCATTTTACCCGGGCTGCTGCCAATGCTTATGCTTCGCGTTTTTATCTTTACAAAGGAGATTGGGGAAAAGTAATTACTTATGCCAGTAAAGTGTTCCCTATGCCATCCGTATTTGTCGGCCAGGAAGGGGCGAAAAATGTTTCGGATAGAGATAATGCAAATATTTATGCAAAAAACAATTTTCAGCCTTGGTTAACTACCTATGCTGTGGCGCCTGGTTCCAGTGATGTGAAAATAGCCTATACCAAGTCGGATAATACCTCTAACCTGTTGTTGACGGAAATGTCATCCCGGATGTCCCGCTATGCCAATACCTGGAGATATGGTTGTGTGAAATCGGATTTGGAACAGACGCTGACCAGTTCGGCTCTGAATGTGACAGGAGGTCAATGGGCTTATCGCAACTGGTATAGTGGGGATAACTATTATGTACCCAAATATTATGAATTGTTTATCAAGACAGATATTAACGCTTCCTCCGGGATAATTTATACGATCTTCCCGACTTTCCGGAACGAAGAGGTGTTACTGAACCGGGCGGAAGCTTATGTAATGCTGGAGGATTATGAGAAGGCACTTGCAGATCTGAATATTTTCTGCCGGCAGAGGATCAAGAATTATAATGAAGAAAAGCATGTGATTACAGAACAGACTGTAGTTAAATTTTATAATGCGGCTTTGTCAAACGAAGATCATTTTATGAAAAAATATAATGCTTATGGTTCTGCTTCCTGGAGCGATGTGAAAAAAGCATTGATTCTTTGTATACTCGATTTCCGTCGTAATGAATTTATGTGGGAAGGACTCCGTTGGTGGGATATGATGCGCTATCGGATTCCTATCACCCATACTACGAAAGAGGGCGACAGTAATACCCTTTATCCGGGCGATGACCGTTGGTTGTTGCAGTTGCCTGAAACTGCTGAACTGGCAGATGTACAGTTAAATCCCCGAAGTAATTTTCTGAGTAGACAATGGTAA
- a CDS encoding putative zinc-binding metallopeptidase: protein MRKLKYFAGIAAALMLWGCSEDKFVPDQYLNGLGGDEYVLNEIDEWIIDNYTRPYNMEVKYRWDQSELDLNRTLVPIKEELVVSVMKVVQEIWIKPYEQLAGANFIRSYSPKKYVLVGSPKYNPNTGTITLGEAEGGRKIVLYRLNWFDLKDRDLIQQIMKTVHHEFGHTLHQTILYPEEFKNITPGGYTTSWNNMSEEEALKLGYVSSYACAGPDEDFVEMIARIAVFGPEWYEKKVARAKELYLNATSALDFAYDPSEALRQKETIVVSYLKDIWGINFYDQDGEKGLVTLVQEAIDYVTSDDYKQ, encoded by the coding sequence ATGAGAAAACTAAAATATTTTGCCGGCATAGCCGCAGCTCTGATGCTGTGGGGGTGTTCTGAAGACAAATTTGTGCCCGACCAGTATTTGAATGGTTTGGGAGGCGATGAGTATGTTCTGAATGAAATCGACGAGTGGATTATCGATAATTATACGCGTCCTTACAATATGGAAGTGAAATATCGCTGGGATCAGTCGGAGCTTGACCTGAACCGGACATTGGTACCGATTAAAGAAGAATTGGTGGTTTCTGTTATGAAAGTGGTGCAGGAGATCTGGATTAAACCTTATGAACAATTGGCTGGAGCCAATTTCATCCGTTCCTATTCACCTAAAAAATATGTACTCGTGGGTAGTCCGAAATATAATCCGAATACCGGGACTATCACTTTGGGTGAAGCTGAAGGAGGAAGAAAGATTGTGCTGTACCGTCTGAATTGGTTCGATCTGAAAGACCGCGATTTGATTCAGCAGATCATGAAAACCGTCCATCATGAATTTGGGCATACTTTGCACCAAACGATTTTGTACCCCGAAGAGTTTAAAAACATTACCCCGGGTGGATATACGACTTCCTGGAACAATATGAGTGAAGAGGAAGCCTTGAAACTGGGATATGTCAGCAGTTATGCCTGTGCCGGGCCTGATGAGGATTTCGTAGAAATGATCGCGCGGATTGCAGTATTTGGGCCGGAATGGTATGAGAAAAAAGTGGCCCGGGCTAAAGAATTGTATCTGAATGCGACTTCAGCTTTAGATTTCGCATATGATCCTTCCGAAGCTCTCCGGCAGAAGGAAACAATTGTGGTAAGCTATCTGAAAGATATCTGGGGAATCAATTTCTACGATCAGGATGGAGAAAAGGGATTGGTTACTCTGGTTCAGGAAGCAATCGACTATGTGACAAGTGATGATTATAAACAGTAA
- a CDS encoding DUF4302 domain-containing protein, with protein sequence MNRYLFFFIIVLFIGCDKTEDNIFTQTPDERLKATADEYREALFSAPNGWFLAVDTKKDGAYRLWMSFEENERVGMLSDMDATFSKAGETSVVPCISSWRLKALLAPSLIFDTYSYLHILADPQGANNGGSNSEGLISDFEFRIVDTDNGGINLIGNYNGRLARMDRATPEEAEKVVQGGLKKVIEHHDEFLNSNKFPTVEVDGKRYLMRPNFRKTEFAYVDEEGVLTELAVGSYLDFQGITQENAQSNVYFFEPAEINGMKVDGMKWIGNKYQVEINDKTYELVDNLVPPYPLNFGYNQTFSQLYMNPSAMVGTLTDPFMSEVYTPAYNRLNGRTRAIQEMYCKFVMNATIGKPVMELGITYLNTSTQKSFTAKWQYPYTLNEDGTITFTDREQTGSTNEFYYEMYMKELPDFFCSLEYSHYDTGESWANVEKSKIIPHTFKIDWAENKTQGLTGNIGGMFRADREEMYLAGQLKQ encoded by the coding sequence ATGAACAGATATCTTTTTTTCTTCATTATAGTCCTGTTTATTGGTTGTGATAAAACAGAGGACAATATTTTTACCCAGACTCCTGACGAAAGGTTAAAAGCAACTGCCGATGAATACCGGGAAGCCTTATTTTCTGCACCTAACGGATGGTTTCTGGCTGTGGATACAAAGAAAGACGGAGCTTACCGGCTGTGGATGTCGTTTGAAGAGAATGAACGGGTAGGTATGCTTTCTGATATGGATGCAACTTTCAGCAAAGCCGGGGAGACTTCTGTTGTTCCCTGTATTTCTTCGTGGCGTTTGAAAGCTTTGCTAGCTCCTTCCTTGATATTCGATACCTATAGTTATTTACATATTTTGGCGGATCCTCAGGGGGCGAATAACGGAGGAAGTAATTCTGAGGGGTTGATTTCCGATTTTGAATTCCGGATCGTAGATACTGATAATGGAGGAATTAATCTGATTGGGAATTATAATGGTCGTCTGGCACGGATGGACCGGGCTACTCCCGAAGAGGCAGAGAAAGTTGTACAGGGAGGATTGAAAAAAGTGATTGAACATCATGATGAATTCCTGAATTCCAATAAATTTCCGACGGTTGAAGTCGATGGGAAAAGATACCTGATGCGTCCGAATTTCAGGAAAACGGAGTTTGCTTATGTAGATGAAGAGGGGGTATTGACAGAGCTTGCTGTCGGTTCCTATCTGGATTTTCAGGGAATAACCCAGGAAAATGCGCAAAGTAATGTTTATTTCTTTGAACCTGCAGAAATTAATGGTATGAAAGTGGATGGTATGAAATGGATAGGAAATAAATATCAGGTTGAAATTAATGATAAAACTTATGAATTGGTAGATAATCTGGTTCCCCCCTATCCATTGAATTTTGGTTATAATCAGACCTTTTCCCAATTGTATATGAATCCTTCAGCTATGGTGGGTACTTTAACGGATCCTTTTATGAGTGAAGTGTATACTCCGGCTTATAATCGTTTGAATGGCAGGACACGTGCTATTCAGGAAATGTATTGTAAGTTTGTGATGAATGCGACTATTGGTAAGCCTGTTATGGAATTGGGTATCACATATTTAAATACTTCCACGCAGAAAAGTTTTACTGCAAAATGGCAATATCCCTATACTTTGAATGAGGATGGTACGATAACATTTACGGATCGCGAACAGACAGGGTCAACGAATGAATTTTACTACGAAATGTATATGAAAGAATTGCCGGATTTCTTTTGTAGTTTAGAATATTCACATTACGATACAGGTGAAAGCTGGGCAAATGTAGAGAAATCTAAAATCATTCCTCATACTTTTAAGATTGATTGGGCTGAAAACAAGACTCAGGGATTAACAGGGAATATCGGTGGTATGTTCCGGGCTGACCGGGAGGAAATGTATCTTGCCGGGCAGTTAAAGCAATAG